A region of Maridesulfovibrio sp. DNA encodes the following proteins:
- a CDS encoding glycosyltransferase — MLSRSVVHHTALGKSGGASKVAQLLHTGLLEAGCKSVHSFEASENPGDELVSPEDAARRISAKSIVHLHSSADPARFLRALPPGTSTIITLHDTQMITGGCASPMGCPEFDSGCSNCPRKFPESGKTRRERLEAIVDSKAVLVSPSGWLGRLVRQTFPGLKPKIIPNGIPWPDKPASKNQIRKELGIHKASKVMLFVAHGGEEAAYKSGPQWRNYWAEIKESVPAALCFAIGGKENSRDGDFISIPYVDSLMLNKFMAAADVLAYPTLGDNHPLIILEAMAQSLPAVSFAVGGVIEQISDREDGILVPPYEKGIFTEKVAMLLKNSRLAHEMGSRGFQKGKKRYSCERMLDDYMKIYFTLV; from the coding sequence ATGCTGAGCAGGAGCGTAGTGCATCATACCGCTCTGGGGAAAAGCGGCGGAGCTTCAAAAGTAGCCCAGTTGCTTCATACGGGGCTTCTGGAGGCAGGCTGTAAGTCAGTTCATTCTTTCGAAGCTTCGGAAAATCCCGGTGATGAGCTTGTCTCCCCGGAGGATGCCGCCCGCAGGATTTCTGCGAAAAGCATTGTCCACCTGCATTCCTCGGCTGATCCGGCACGCTTTCTGCGCGCTCTTCCCCCCGGTACATCCACAATCATCACTCTGCATGATACCCAGATGATTACCGGAGGCTGTGCCTCGCCCATGGGCTGTCCTGAATTCGATTCCGGTTGCTCTAACTGCCCACGAAAATTTCCCGAATCCGGTAAAACCCGCCGGGAGCGTCTGGAGGCTATTGTTGATTCAAAAGCCGTACTTGTTTCCCCTTCCGGATGGCTGGGAAGACTGGTCCGCCAAACTTTTCCCGGCTTAAAGCCCAAAATTATCCCAAACGGAATACCATGGCCGGATAAACCAGCCAGTAAAAATCAGATCAGGAAGGAACTAGGTATCCATAAGGCTTCAAAAGTAATGCTTTTTGTAGCTCACGGAGGGGAGGAGGCTGCTTATAAGTCAGGACCGCAGTGGAGAAATTACTGGGCGGAAATTAAAGAATCCGTACCGGCTGCTCTTTGTTTTGCTATCGGAGGAAAGGAAAATTCACGGGATGGGGATTTTATCAGCATCCCTTACGTGGATAGCCTCATGCTGAATAAATTTATGGCTGCTGCAGATGTGCTTGCCTACCCCACACTTGGAGACAACCATCCATTGATAATTCTTGAGGCCATGGCCCAGAGTCTGCCCGCAGTCAGTTTTGCCGTAGGCGGTGTCATTGAACAGATATCCGACAGGGAGGACGGAATTCTGGTTCCCCCTTATGAGAAAGGGATTTTTACCGAAAAGGTAGCTATGTTGTTAAAAAACAGCAGACTTGCCCACGAGATGGGCAGCAGGGGATTTCAGAAAGGTAAAAAAAGATATTCCTGCGAAAGAATGCTGGATGACTACATGAAAATTTATTTCACACTGGTGTAA
- a CDS encoding chemotaxis protein, giving the protein MSQTNILLESGTNELEIVEFYIDEIDNVHEGSTRRSYYGINVAKVVEIIRLPELTDMPDAANDAVLGAFDLRSEIIPLIDLSRRVGKNRIEDEAPKVIVTEFNKISTAFLVSGVTRIHRISWEQVEAPSKQVSSLTANSITGVVKLEGRIVFLLDLEKIVADLNPDMDITDMPEPSLVDKIEKRQLKALIADDSTMIRRMIGQMLEDAGFRVTRTHNGKAAWDKITQWKAKAEYEGKTINDYIDIMVTDIEMPVMDGHNLTKRIKDDPELRHIPVLLCSSIITDTLFHKGESVGADDQISKAEINQLAERVFKLIEKAEKG; this is encoded by the coding sequence ATGTCCCAAACTAATATTCTACTTGAATCAGGCACTAACGAACTTGAAATAGTTGAATTTTACATTGACGAGATTGACAATGTACATGAAGGCTCAACCCGTCGCAGCTATTACGGCATCAACGTTGCCAAGGTCGTTGAGATTATTCGTCTGCCTGAGTTGACCGATATGCCTGACGCGGCAAATGATGCCGTCCTGGGAGCATTCGACCTTAGGTCGGAAATCATTCCCCTGATCGATCTCAGCCGCAGGGTTGGTAAAAACAGAATTGAAGATGAAGCCCCCAAAGTCATCGTCACAGAATTCAATAAAATTTCCACAGCATTCCTTGTTTCGGGCGTAACCAGAATTCACCGCATCAGTTGGGAGCAGGTTGAAGCTCCGAGCAAGCAGGTTTCTTCACTGACCGCGAACTCCATCACCGGGGTGGTCAAACTTGAAGGGCGCATTGTCTTCCTGCTGGACCTTGAAAAAATCGTTGCCGACCTCAACCCGGACATGGATATTACCGACATGCCTGAGCCCTCTCTGGTCGATAAAATTGAAAAACGCCAGCTCAAGGCTCTTATTGCCGATGACTCAACCATGATCCGGCGTATGATCGGGCAGATGCTTGAAGATGCCGGATTCCGGGTAACCAGAACCCACAACGGTAAAGCAGCCTGGGATAAAATTACCCAGTGGAAAGCCAAAGCAGAATACGAAGGTAAAACTATCAACGACTATATCGACATTATGGTCACAGATATTGAAATGCCGGTCATGGATGGTCATAACCTGACCAAGCGCATCAAGGATGACCCGGAGTTGCGTCATATTCCGGTACTGCTTTGCTCATCCATCATCACCGACACCCTCTTTCATAAAGGCGAATCCGTAGGTGCCGACGATCAGATTTCCAAAGCTGAAATCAACCAACTGGCCGAAAGAGTTTTCAAACTCATCGAAAAAGCAGAAAAAGGATAA
- a CDS encoding polyphenol oxidase family protein, with amino-acid sequence MAKINFIPFVFPGLDKVSIAFSTRNGGCCKAPFDGGNISYDVGDDPYDVRANRTELAATLGISHWHECIQVHGDVVHYDLEEGSPADTPIIEGDGLATTAAGHALVVKTADCQPIMIAHKNGDFVAGLHNGWRGNAINFPGKGVADICEHYSCDPKDLLAVRGPSLSPAVAQFVNFESDFGPGFESYFDKESCTVDLWKLTIDQLVEAGLTRRNIHSLDLCTFSMARSFFSYRREKTTGRQCSLIWIR; translated from the coding sequence ATGGCAAAAATAAATTTTATACCGTTTGTTTTTCCGGGTCTGGATAAAGTTTCAATCGCTTTCAGCACCAGAAACGGAGGCTGCTGCAAGGCACCATTTGACGGTGGCAATATTTCTTACGATGTAGGTGACGATCCCTATGATGTGCGGGCCAACCGCACCGAGTTGGCCGCAACTCTGGGTATATCGCATTGGCATGAGTGTATTCAGGTACATGGAGATGTGGTGCATTACGACCTTGAAGAAGGTTCCCCGGCTGATACTCCAATTATTGAAGGGGACGGTCTTGCCACAACTGCCGCAGGGCATGCTCTGGTAGTCAAAACCGCTGATTGCCAGCCGATCATGATAGCCCACAAGAATGGTGATTTTGTCGCCGGACTGCATAACGGATGGCGGGGCAATGCTATCAATTTTCCCGGCAAAGGTGTTGCCGATATCTGCGAACACTACAGCTGTGACCCCAAAGACCTTCTGGCCGTACGCGGTCCCAGCCTTAGTCCGGCAGTTGCCCAGTTCGTGAATTTTGAATCTGATTTCGGACCGGGCTTCGAGTCATATTTTGATAAAGAGTCCTGCACGGTTGATCTCTGGAAGCTGACTATTGACCAATTAGTGGAGGCCGGGCTTACCCGGCGCAACATTCATTCCCTTGATCTTTGTACTTTTTCCATGGCCCGGAGTTTCTTCTCCTATCGCAGGGAAAAGACCACCGGGCGTCAGTGTTCACTGATCTGGATCAGGTAG
- a CDS encoding 5-formyltetrahydrofolate cyclo-ligase — protein MDKEILRRQLLDKRSVMRGPDVDSMSRSIVETIMSLEQWSRAEEVLLYWPIRNEVDVRPLLMDAWDSGKKLFMPCCRRNEPGQMDFGVVRAEADLTAGSFGIKEPCRTRCDFPDAVSPDLVIVPGVGFDRKGFRIGFGGGYYDRFLARPQKDGFLSVGVCYDFQLVEGFPIEPWDKNVQLVCTDKELIWQK, from the coding sequence ATGGATAAAGAAATACTCAGACGACAATTACTGGATAAGCGTTCCGTCATGCGCGGTCCGGATGTAGATTCCATGAGCCGCAGCATTGTGGAAACAATCATGTCTCTGGAGCAGTGGAGCCGGGCCGAAGAGGTTTTGCTTTACTGGCCTATCAGGAACGAGGTGGATGTGCGCCCCCTGTTGATGGACGCATGGGACAGCGGAAAGAAACTTTTCATGCCCTGTTGCCGCAGGAACGAACCCGGACAGATGGATTTCGGAGTCGTCCGTGCGGAGGCCGACCTTACCGCCGGTTCATTCGGCATCAAGGAACCATGCCGCACCCGCTGCGATTTTCCGGACGCGGTTTCTCCTGATCTGGTAATAGTTCCCGGTGTTGGATTTGACCGCAAGGGATTCCGAATCGGGTTTGGTGGCGGATACTATGACCGTTTTCTGGCCCGTCCGCAGAAGGACGGATTTCTTTCTGTGGGTGTCTGCTATGATTTTCAGCTGGTGGAAGGATTCCCTATAGAACCATGGGATAAAAACGTGCAGCTGGTCTGCACTGATAAGGAATTGATATGGCAAAAATAA